A genomic region of Porticoccaceae bacterium LTM1 contains the following coding sequences:
- the pilW gene encoding type IV pilus biogenesis/stability protein PilW: MKRGYTAVPKAVLVMTVLLLCGCMVTESSNYPKPVDEDKMLTTHINLGLRYVSRGNREMARHHLDKALAIDSRSSGALTGYALVYEQEGEHELAEDNFKRAMSADPSDTRARFYYAVYLNTRDRFVEARKHFIQVTEDVGYPHRALAFASLGQVEAEMGNSDAARQALERALRINPKLPQVYMELAELEYQAGNFKTANTNLKYFSQFSKGPSPRSLWLGIRLEREFNNKDAEASYGLALKNMFPESDENQAYQEWLKTR, from the coding sequence GTGAAAAGGGGATACACTGCTGTGCCAAAAGCCGTCCTGGTGATGACTGTACTGCTGCTGTGCGGCTGTATGGTAACCGAAAGTAGTAATTACCCTAAGCCGGTTGACGAAGATAAGATGCTGACAACCCATATCAATCTTGGGTTGCGCTATGTCAGTCGTGGCAATCGAGAAATGGCTCGCCACCATCTGGATAAAGCACTGGCGATCGACTCACGATCTTCCGGCGCATTAACCGGCTATGCGCTGGTTTACGAGCAAGAGGGCGAGCACGAGCTTGCCGAAGACAATTTCAAAAGGGCTATGTCGGCCGACCCTTCCGATACCCGGGCACGTTTCTATTATGCGGTTTACCTGAACACCCGTGATCGTTTTGTGGAGGCGCGCAAGCATTTTATCCAGGTCACCGAAGACGTGGGGTATCCCCATCGAGCTTTGGCATTCGCCAGCCTTGGCCAGGTGGAAGCCGAAATGGGGAATTCTGATGCGGCTCGCCAGGCTCTGGAAAGAGCATTGCGTATTAACCCTAAATTGCCACAGGTTTACATGGAATTGGCCGAGTTGGAGTACCAGGCGGGTAACTTTAAAACCGCAAATACCAACCTGAAGTACTTCAGTCAATTTTCCAAAGGCCCATCACCACGCAGTCTGTGGTTGGGTATAAGGTTGGAGAGAGAATTTAACAACAAGGATGCAGAAGCCAGCTACGGATTGGCGTTGAAAAACATGTTCCCTGAGTCTGATGAAAACCAGGCTTACCAGGAGTGGCTGAAAACGCGTTAA
- the bamB gene encoding outer membrane protein assembly factor BamB translates to MKQWLATKRITAAMALVLLSGCSWFGGDDDESGPAPLADFESLVKVDRVWSKGIGGSADDYFSGLRPVVADGVVYAASSDGDVSAFQSTTGERLWEVELDVSISGGVGIAGDKVLVGNRKGQLFALNREDGVQLWQASLSSEVLSPAAGNSRIVVAQVHDGSIVALNAQTGEKIWDRSTQVPRLSLYGNSVPQVSDDAVVVATADGKLISYELERGAFNWEVPLASPRGASDLEKLSDIDGQILRVGEVFYVSGYQGSVAALSRTSGRVLWNKTLSSFHGPAVANNRLFVVDDNDQLRCLRSNGGLDLWTNDQMQRRGLTAPVAFADIVVVADREGYMHVLSAEDGQMVGRTKVDGSGVRAPMTTDGTLIFVQDDGGDLSAYRITPK, encoded by the coding sequence ATGAAGCAATGGCTTGCGACAAAACGTATTACCGCAGCGATGGCATTGGTATTGCTGTCCGGTTGTAGCTGGTTTGGTGGTGATGACGATGAGAGTGGCCCGGCGCCACTGGCAGATTTTGAATCACTGGTTAAAGTTGACCGGGTTTGGTCCAAAGGGATTGGCGGCAGTGCCGATGACTACTTCTCAGGTTTGCGGCCTGTTGTAGCTGACGGTGTGGTTTATGCAGCGAGCTCCGATGGCGATGTATCTGCTTTCCAGTCAACAACTGGCGAACGTTTATGGGAAGTTGAATTGGATGTCTCCATCTCGGGCGGTGTCGGTATTGCCGGGGATAAAGTTTTGGTTGGCAACCGCAAAGGCCAATTGTTTGCCCTGAATCGGGAAGACGGTGTCCAGCTTTGGCAGGCAAGCCTGAGTAGTGAGGTTCTCTCTCCAGCTGCCGGCAACAGCAGAATAGTTGTTGCCCAGGTGCATGATGGTTCCATCGTGGCGCTGAATGCACAAACCGGTGAAAAGATTTGGGATCGCTCTACACAGGTTCCACGCTTGAGTTTATATGGAAACAGTGTGCCCCAGGTTAGTGATGATGCCGTAGTTGTAGCTACCGCCGATGGCAAGTTGATCAGTTATGAGCTTGAACGCGGTGCTTTTAACTGGGAGGTACCACTGGCTAGCCCTCGTGGAGCTTCTGACCTGGAAAAGCTCAGCGATATTGATGGCCAGATCCTGCGAGTTGGAGAGGTATTCTACGTATCTGGCTACCAGGGCTCTGTGGCTGCGCTGAGTAGAACCAGCGGTAGAGTGTTGTGGAACAAAACCCTTTCCAGTTTCCATGGCCCGGCGGTGGCCAATAACAGATTGTTTGTGGTTGACGACAACGACCAGCTGCGCTGCTTGCGCAGCAATGGTGGTCTGGACTTGTGGACCAATGATCAAATGCAGCGTCGCGGTTTGACCGCGCCAGTAGCCTTTGCCGACATTGTGGTTGTTGCTGATCGTGAAGGCTACATGCATGTGCTGTCAGCAGAGGATGGCCAGATGGTTGGACGCACCAAGGTGGATGGTAGTGGCGTTCGTGCGCCGATGACGACCGATGGCACCTTGATCTTTGTTCAGGACGACGGTGGCGATTTAAGTGCGTATCGCATCACACCGAAGTAA
- the ispG gene encoding flavodoxin-dependent (E)-4-hydroxy-3-methylbut-2-enyl-diphosphate synthase: protein MQFESPIVRRKTRQIMVGNVPVGGGAPISVQSMTNTETTDVDATVAQIQRLQDAGADIVRVSVPSMDAAEAFGAIRKRVSLPLVADIHFDYRIALRVADLGVDCLRINPGNIGREKRIQAVVDKARDLNIPIRIGVNAGSLEKDLQKKYGEPTPDALVESALRHVEILDRLNFHDFKVSVKASDIFMAVGAYRKLSEQIEQPLHLGITEAGGFRSGTVKSAIGLGQLLMEGIGDTMRVSLAADPVEEVRVAWDMLKSLRIRSKGINFIACPSCSRQNFDVVKTMNELETRLEDITVPMDVAVIGCIVNGPGEAKEADIGLTGASPSNLVYIDGEPDHKIGQDNLVDELERLIRAKAEAKAEAESQIIARSED from the coding sequence ATGCAGTTTGAGTCACCGATTGTTCGACGCAAAACTCGCCAGATCATGGTGGGTAACGTTCCTGTGGGCGGCGGGGCACCGATCTCCGTCCAGAGTATGACCAACACCGAAACCACCGATGTCGACGCGACTGTAGCCCAGATTCAGCGTTTGCAGGATGCTGGTGCCGATATTGTCAGGGTTTCAGTACCCAGTATGGATGCAGCCGAAGCTTTTGGTGCGATTCGCAAGCGGGTGAGCCTGCCGTTGGTGGCCGATATTCATTTTGACTATCGAATTGCTCTGCGCGTAGCCGATCTTGGTGTTGACTGTTTGCGAATCAATCCCGGTAATATTGGCCGTGAAAAACGTATCCAGGCAGTGGTGGACAAAGCCCGCGATCTCAATATCCCAATTCGCATCGGGGTAAATGCAGGGTCCCTGGAAAAAGACCTCCAGAAAAAATACGGTGAACCGACCCCGGATGCGCTGGTGGAGTCTGCACTGCGCCATGTGGAAATTCTCGACCGCCTCAACTTTCACGATTTTAAAGTCAGCGTAAAGGCCTCCGATATTTTTATGGCGGTTGGTGCCTATCGCAAATTGTCCGAACAAATCGAACAGCCGCTGCACCTGGGCATTACCGAAGCTGGTGGTTTCCGCTCCGGTACCGTGAAGTCGGCAATCGGCCTCGGCCAGCTGCTAATGGAAGGTATCGGTGACACCATGCGAGTCTCCCTCGCCGCAGATCCGGTGGAAGAGGTGCGGGTTGCCTGGGATATGCTCAAAAGCCTGCGCATTCGCTCCAAGGGTATTAACTTCATTGCCTGCCCCAGCTGCTCACGTCAGAATTTTGATGTGGTGAAAACCATGAACGAGCTGGAAACGCGATTGGAAGATATCACTGTACCGATGGATGTAGCGGTAATCGGCTGTATCGTAAACGGTCCGGGTGAAGCCAAAGAGGCGGATATCGGCCTGACCGGTGCGTCGCCAAGCAATCTGGTTTATATTGACGGTGAACCGGATCACAAAATTGGCCAGGATAACCTGGTGGATGAATTGGAAAGACTGATTCGCGCCAAGGCAGAAGCCAAGGCTGAGGCAGAAAGCCAAATCATTGCTCGATCCGAAGACTGA
- the hisS gene encoding histidine--tRNA ligase, which yields MKKIQSIRGMNDLTPAGSPVWQYLEGTVAKLLKKYGYSEIRTPILEQTDLFKRSIGEVTDIVEKEMYTFDDRNGESVTMRPEGTASCVRACEQHGLLHNQIQRLWYTGPMFRYERPQKGRLRQFHQVGVEVFGLDGPDIDAELLVMTARLWRELGIADAVTLQINSLGTPESRAKYRAELVAFLEARKDQLDEDCKRRLVTNPLRVLDSKNPEVQALLVDAPSLQDYMDEESKVHFQRLCELLDAAGVSYEVNPKLVRGLDYYSKTVFEWVTDSLGAQGTVCAGGRYDGLVEQLGGKPTPAVGFAMGIERLVLMLDALNVVPDSIARQIDVYLAALGDVQSAALTLAEKLRDECPNLRLLSHCGGGSFKSQLKKADKSAADIALILAEDELAAGSVTVKFLREEREQQTVAMADVSQLLNNYFD from the coding sequence TTGAAAAAAATCCAGTCAATCAGGGGTATGAATGACCTTACCCCAGCAGGCTCTCCTGTATGGCAATATCTTGAAGGCACTGTGGCCAAGCTGCTGAAAAAGTACGGCTACAGTGAAATTCGTACCCCCATTCTTGAGCAAACCGATCTGTTCAAGCGCTCTATTGGCGAAGTGACAGATATTGTCGAAAAGGAAATGTACACCTTTGACGATCGCAATGGTGAAAGTGTCACCATGCGACCAGAGGGGACCGCCAGCTGTGTGCGCGCCTGCGAACAGCATGGCTTGCTCCACAACCAGATTCAGAGGCTTTGGTATACCGGGCCGATGTTCCGTTACGAACGTCCCCAGAAAGGGCGTTTGCGTCAATTCCACCAGGTAGGTGTTGAAGTGTTTGGTCTGGATGGACCGGATATTGATGCAGAGCTGCTGGTAATGACAGCCAGATTGTGGCGAGAGCTGGGCATAGCTGATGCCGTTACCCTGCAGATCAACTCTCTGGGCACCCCTGAGTCACGAGCAAAATACCGCGCCGAACTGGTGGCCTTTCTTGAGGCGCGCAAAGATCAGTTGGACGAGGATTGTAAGCGCCGTCTGGTAACTAACCCGTTGAGGGTTCTGGATAGCAAAAACCCGGAAGTACAGGCGCTGTTAGTGGATGCACCCAGCCTTCAGGATTACATGGATGAGGAATCCAAAGTTCACTTTCAACGTTTGTGTGAACTGCTGGATGCCGCCGGTGTCTCTTATGAGGTCAATCCTAAGCTGGTTCGTGGATTGGATTACTACAGCAAAACAGTTTTTGAGTGGGTCACTGATTCACTCGGTGCACAAGGAACAGTGTGTGCCGGTGGTCGCTATGATGGCCTGGTAGAACAACTCGGTGGCAAGCCCACTCCTGCAGTTGGTTTTGCCATGGGCATTGAGCGTCTGGTTCTGATGCTTGACGCATTGAACGTCGTCCCCGATAGTATCGCCCGACAAATTGATGTCTATCTGGCGGCACTGGGCGATGTACAGAGTGCGGCACTGACTCTGGCTGAAAAATTGCGGGACGAGTGCCCGAATCTTCGCTTGTTGAGTCACTGTGGTGGAGGCAGCTTTAAAAGTCAGCTGAAAAAAGCCGATAAAAGTGCTGCTGATATTGCCTTGATCCTGGCAGAAGACGAACTGGCTGCGGGCTCGGTAACTGTTAAGTTCTTGCGAGAAGAGCGAGAGCAGCAAACGGTAGCCATGGCGGATGTTAGCCAGTTGTTGAATAACTATTTTGACTAA
- a CDS encoding tetratricopeptide repeat protein: MSAHLSEEEQLEALKRWWKDNGKGVVMAVVLGLGATWGWNSYQDYKEEQAQQASLVYLQMLDAESAASPSERTEQQKADITRHAVTLKDEHAGTQYAYYASLMLAKLAVEQSDLDTAATELESVLDSGADEGLKAIANLRLARVQAARGKHQEALALLDSNVSGALAADYAEVRGDIYLQQGDNSAAYTAYKLAMELAVAAGEQSNQLLQLKLNRVESAGSEVASEAAE; the protein is encoded by the coding sequence GTGAGCGCACATCTGAGTGAAGAAGAGCAACTGGAGGCGTTAAAGCGCTGGTGGAAAGACAACGGCAAAGGCGTTGTTATGGCTGTAGTGCTGGGTCTGGGTGCAACCTGGGGCTGGAACAGTTATCAGGATTACAAAGAAGAGCAAGCGCAGCAGGCATCTCTTGTTTACCTGCAAATGCTGGACGCTGAGAGTGCAGCTTCGCCTTCTGAGCGTACCGAACAGCAAAAAGCGGATATTACCCGTCACGCAGTAACTCTCAAAGATGAACATGCCGGTACTCAGTATGCGTATTACGCTTCCCTGATGTTGGCCAAATTGGCTGTTGAGCAATCTGACCTGGATACTGCTGCCACTGAACTGGAGTCCGTATTGGATTCAGGTGCCGATGAAGGCTTGAAAGCGATAGCTAATCTTCGTCTGGCTCGAGTGCAGGCTGCCCGTGGCAAGCATCAAGAAGCGCTGGCGCTCCTTGATAGTAATGTGTCTGGTGCATTGGCGGCGGATTATGCAGAGGTACGTGGCGATATTTACCTGCAGCAAGGTGATAACAGCGCTGCCTATACCGCTTATAAGCTGGCGATGGAGCTGGCGGTTGCAGCAGGTGAGCAATCCAACCAGTTACTCCAGCTGAAATTGAACAGAGTAGAATCTGCGGGTTCTGAAGTCGCCTCGGAAGCGGCAGAATAA
- a CDS encoding DUF4115 domain-containing protein, whose amino-acid sequence MQDNNKQSRETAVEVNKEQIEGERASSTTPGILLRKARRDQGISEEEVCEQLGLGARALRALESDNLEQLPADAYVRGYLRRYSALLGIPCEPVLDSYQHYREEMFGKVEPALSEPVQSIGVPLSKRPNWVKPLFWICLILLLVVVAFWGLRELSGNTEASVVHEDGAKTLESQKPLQKLSLSFTGNTWVEVIDAQQDILLADMAETGELRNLEGVAPFQVKLSDASAVKIHYAGRPVEVESASQARVARVVIGH is encoded by the coding sequence ATGCAAGATAACAATAAACAATCGCGTGAGACCGCTGTAGAAGTAAATAAAGAGCAAATCGAAGGCGAGAGGGCTTCCTCTACCACGCCTGGAATTCTGTTGCGCAAAGCCAGGAGAGATCAGGGCATTTCCGAGGAGGAAGTGTGTGAGCAGCTTGGCCTAGGTGCGCGTGCCTTGCGTGCACTGGAAAGTGATAATCTTGAGCAGTTACCTGCCGATGCCTATGTGCGTGGCTACTTGCGTCGCTACAGTGCACTTTTGGGGATTCCCTGTGAGCCGGTTTTGGATAGTTACCAGCATTATCGTGAAGAAATGTTTGGCAAGGTGGAGCCAGCCCTCTCCGAGCCGGTGCAGTCGATCGGTGTGCCTCTGTCAAAACGGCCTAATTGGGTGAAGCCACTTTTCTGGATCTGTTTGATCCTGTTGCTGGTAGTGGTAGCTTTTTGGGGGCTTCGCGAACTGTCTGGTAATACAGAGGCCAGTGTTGTTCATGAAGACGGGGCCAAAACCCTGGAATCCCAGAAACCACTGCAAAAACTCTCGCTTTCGTTTACCGGGAATACCTGGGTTGAGGTGATTGATGCCCAACAGGATATCCTGCTGGCGGATATGGCTGAAACTGGAGAACTTCGAAATCTGGAAGGTGTAGCTCCGTTTCAGGTCAAGCTCAGTGACGCCAGTGCAGTGAAAATACACTACGCCGGACGCCCAGTTGAGGTAGAATCTGCCTCTCAGGCCCGGGTGGCCCGGGTGGTTATCGGCCATTGA